Below is a genomic region from Dioscorea cayenensis subsp. rotundata cultivar TDr96_F1 chromosome 14, TDr96_F1_v2_PseudoChromosome.rev07_lg8_w22 25.fasta, whole genome shotgun sequence.
CCAGAGACCAgggagggagaggagcaaagagGGCAAGCTGCGAGGCAGACACGGATGAACGACTCGGGAATGCCGTAGAACTTAGCGCCCACAGTCCACGACTGCTTGATGCGATCGACGGTCTCCTTAAGACCTAGGTGGCGGAGGTCGGCGTCAGCATGGGATGCGACGACGATGTCTTGCCACTGTTCGACATGGGAGACGCGTTGCGTGGGATTGTTCTTGAAGAAAAGCATGCCACCCACGCCGGCGTGGAGCTTGTCCTGAATACGCTTCCACGCGGTGAGATAGGCAGTATCCTCATTCCGGTCCTTCCAGACGGAGCGCCAGGATCTGAGGACGGGACGTGGGGTCGCCGCGCGGATCTCGTCGGCGGAGGCGATGCGGCCCTCGAGGATGCAGTGGACCATGAGAGAATGGGAGTCACGGTTGAAGGTGTAGAACTGGGAGGAGATGTGAGGGGATGGATCAACGAAGGGCCGATGCTGAGGATTGGGAGCGAGATCGGGATCGTGAGAAGGTGAAGAAGAGGGGTTGAGCTCGTGCTtgacctcctcctcctcttcatcatcgTCTTCATCGCCGTCGACGCGGAGGATGGGAGAGGAGAACGCGGAGGGAGGACGGTGGTCGGAATccataagattagggttagggttagggttagggtttgcgGTCGTGGCTGGAGGACCGGATCGTTCGTTCATGCTGGGAGACTTGATGGGCCTGGGCCGAATTTAAGTTTTAGCCCGTATGACTTGACCAGACTTAATTTTTTCGGCCGGGCTTGTTATTGCTTTTTCAGACATCAAGCCCGTGAAAATACTCGTTAATAGTTTTTCCCCTTCATTTTTCAtgctatttattaaataaaattattagtaaaattatatatactgAAAAGTATATATGTGATACTATgatgtgattattttttttattatgtggtttaattaattattagctTATATATACTGAAAAATAGCTgttgtttatttactttatcattgtatttattttataagaatCAGATTACATATCTTGACTAAATTTaagttttagaaaaaatatcataatcaatctatatacatacatctattaaagtgtttttttataaaacatttctcttgttttgtttttttcagaGTTTTGCGTGTTACACAATGTTgaatcttaatatatatatatatatatatatatatacatacatattgtAACCATAGATAAGTTATGAAGTCAAACACTTAACCtttgagataaaaaaagaaaatgaaatattaaccATCCTCTTAAAAAGATAGCAAGTTCAATATTCTCTGTGACATACGTTTGAATAATGATATATGTATGTAGGGTTTctaaatagttttttaattaattttattaatgaagTAAATGCCAAGTTGGCATTCACATCATTCTCTCTCATaatctctttttatttctcttaaataataaaaaataaatgtagttttttctcatgttttttaagatttaaattttagaagttCAGGGTTTTAGCATCTTGCGTTTTGGATTTAGGTTAGGTTTGGAGattaatagaagaaaaaaaaattacggaaATGTTAACTATCCATATCCATGTCATTGAGAAAAGCAATATTACATCAATATagtgttattttatattttccccatgtaatattttaaaaataaagttttcttaatattatatatatatatatatatatattgtcatgcTTATTTTTTAACACCTATAAACTCCCATCCAAACATACGCTCTCCCTTTACACACTAACATGATCATCTGTATGATCAacataaaaactataataatataaaaaataaaaaaaataaaaaataaaaatcccctAAACATGCATCTCAAGTTTCAAAATTGAACATCTTGAAAGCTATGGAAGCATATGTTTAGAAAAGGCAACATACATAAGAACAAGTGCATTGTTTTGCACCTGTTTAAGGTGACATGTTGGCATTAAAAACTCATTAAAGTCCACCGGAAATCTGGATAACAAAAAGTCAGAAGCAAGCTCTGCAAGCTTTGTGATTCCCATGCGTTGACCGCACGAATGGAGAAGACAAAGACTTGTAACTTGGGCCCCACCACCTTTGACTCCATGCACAACCATTCTTTTGAGCTTTCTCATTTGCATTTTGCAAGGCTCCAAGCTTTTCAATTCCCATTCCATCACTCACTTTGGGAACaaatcttcatgtttgtttgtttgaccTCATTGTTTTTGACTCCTTGCTCTTtaaactaatgttttttttttcttttaatgtcaTTTTGGTTATTGTGATGATGTTTGAGCTTGTGCATGCAACTtatgttctatttttctttttaacttacTGCTTCCATGATGACTTTGTGTAAGAGAAATTTACAATCTCTGGCTAACTCTTATagcaaaatttatatttgtgtaCACTTtcagaaaatttattattctcgtatatttatttaaaatgtagagtatattataaaaataatattatttctttattatggttatatatattatctcataatttatttatacatatgaCAATGTAAATAAACCATCATAaacacataatttttattaacaaacTCTTAACTATATCTTACATATATGAGTCAATTGTCTTTATCGTTCGGTCATTACCacagtgattaaaaaaataaaagtgacatttaatttaaattttatatatttttaaattcatctcATAATAagaatattcattaaaaaaaaatcattgaattacataaaatatatttaaaatttatccaTTCCATCTTGTCCCCTCATAACTtcccacaaaataaataaataaataaataaagcaggGACACAGAAAGAAGTATCACACGTGGCAAAGAGATTGAAGAAAGATGAAGCATTTCCAACAATGACTAGTGAGTAGTCGTTGAATAGCAAGTAGGAACACCAACTTCAATGCTCCAACtcaacttaaaaattaaaatttaaaaataataataattaaaaaaaacatgtaacgctctcaaaccaaaaagaaaacaaagaagaaaggcTTGCGGCGTGTCAACACCCCCCTGCTTCCCGCTACCACCGCATCCTCTGGACAACGCCCCGGACGGCGCGCGCcgttactctctctctctctctatatatatatatatatatattaaatatatttctattcttggaaaaacacaataaaaataatactattaaaaatttcacatatatatattataaaagtatatattagatatttaaCAAATGCacatttatgttattatatatatatatattcttataataaataatattgttatCTTTCTAAATAAAGAGgggggaaaaaatatatatatatatatatagaacgaAAGAAACGGTACAAGTGATGGGTTGCGTGACTTCGATGAAGTGAAACGGCGGGAAATGGGTCCCAGTTTAGATGACATCATGCCGTTACATTGGTCCCATTAATTCACAGGTGGACATTTCTCATTGGCTTCTTAGTTTTGAACATTGAAACTTTGTTTTGACCTATAAACTAGATTGGCTTCAGAAACGAGCTTCATTTTCAAAGTTAATTACATTGAAAAACTTAATAGGTGCAATAGTGTGCAAGTAATGCTCTCAAAATTATagcttcattaaaaaaaattagcattccTTGAAATAAATGCCATCCAGGTGTCTCTATgaatacaaatatttaatttatgttttttttgggcaTATTTTAGtgtttcaatgaaaaccatttattttaataataaatattttatgtaacaaaaaaaactttaaattattataattataacaattattttattactaaaaCACAATGGCCGTTTTAGAAATCTCCCAAAAAGGCATTCGCATTCACAAATGGCgtttaagagagagagagagtctcACGTGTTAATGCCaaggaggagagagaaaataaGAGAGCATAATAAGAGGGAAGCTGATGCATGGTTagcaaaagagagagagagagagagaaaaagagagaagaaggtgATGGAGTTTATCTCCACCCCATGTTTGCTTCACGCAAGCTTCAAAGCtttataaagagagagagagagagggagggagAGAGTAGTGTTTGCTCCTTTAGCGTGGCTTTAAAGGCTTATTCAACAACAAGgaaccaaaacaaacaagaaaaacccctCTAATAGTAACCCCCAACTCACCTAAATGAGAaacccctcctcctcctcctcctcctcctcctcctcccataAACTCACCCCCTCCTTCTTCATTCCCTCATGAAATTTTAGTTGATAGTTTTAGATtaattttagtttagtttagtcTAGTCTAGTTTGCTTCTTAGAACAAGCTAAGGTAACATGAGTGGTTGCACTAGTAGTAGTGGTGGTGGTAGTGGTAGCGGCGGAGGAAGTGGTGGAGGTGGTAGTGGTGGAGGTCCTTGTGGAGCTTGTAAGTTTCTAAGAAGGAAGTGTGTAACTAATTGCATATTTGCACCATACTTTGATTCCGAGCAAGGTGCCGCCCACTTCGCGGCCGTGCACAAGGTGTTCGGCGCAAGCAACGTCTCTAAACTCCTCCTCCACATCCCAGCTCACAAACGTCTCGATGCCGTAATCACCATCTGCTATGAAGCTCAAGCTCGTCTCCGTGATCCTGTTTATGGTTGCGTCTCTCATATCTTCGCCTTACAACAACAGGTAATTAATATATGCATAATGATGGTGATGATTTGTTTGAGTTTGAATTAAGTTTGTTATCAATGTTTGCTCAACTTTGTGATTCAGGTGGTGAATCTACAAGCAGAGTTGACATACTTGCAAACGCATTTGGCTACACTGGAGTTGCCATCGCCACCTCCACCACCGCCTTCAATGTCGTCGGTGCCGCCTCAGTTCTCTATATCTGACCTCCCTTCGGCTTCCAACCCAGCTAGCGCATTAGACTTATCAGCGCTTTTCGATCCATTGGTGCAAGCTCCTTGGTCTCCTTCTCCTCAACAACAACGCCAACAGATTGGTAGAAACCTTGGTGAgagtagtggtggtggtgatggtggtgatcTTCAAGCACTGGCTCGAGAACTTCTTGATAGACATCATCATGGTTCTAGCTCTTCTGACCATCCTCCTCTGTCTAAGTGAAGTTTATAATCCAATGAAAATGTTACATAATGTGGATAGGAGAACCCACATTATGTTGTGGttcatttaaattttctaaattaacttgttgtttttattctctgttttaatttctttctgcTTCTTTCTGCTGGTAAGTAACACATGTTctggtgggaaaaaaaaattaaaatgaagaagagaatggTGAATATGAgatgattataattaaatagtatGGTATTGGTATGTTTTCTATGATGTTTTACTTGTGTATAGTATGATTTAACTGGGAAGAAACATTGATAGTATGACATCCatgaaattatgaaaagaatgTTTGTTTAACTTATTTAGCCTCAAAGGTTGATTAAAAAGGAAGCTGAAAGCTTTTTTTTAGATTCATTGTTCGATAATAATGGTGAGCTTTCATTCTACTTTGCATTTTTTGTGTTATGGAAAGGAGTAAACAAGTTTCATTACTTTCTTTGGGTGGTGCATAATGTGAATAGGTAAAAGTAGGAAGACATGAGGCCTTGACCCTTGAGAGGTGATTGTGTGggtatatatatggaatatctATAATGCCGATGTCACGTTGCATGCTTGCATTGTTATACCCCTCTCATTTAGAgatgggcacgggccgtccagCAACCCCGCCCAGCCTATGCCCGACCCGTCGGGCCGATTTATTGACCCGTGACCGCCCGCCCATACTGTAGACGGGCCGATTACGGGTTGGGGCTTTCCTAACCCGTGACCCGACGGGTTAAAACCCAGTTTGGAACTAGGTTAGACCCGGCGGGCCAAGTCAAACCCGGTTCCAAATACTAAAGTTTAGGGagcgtttggttagatgtaattctaaatgcagtggatttttaattacaatgtaattagaaatacttggttttcaaaatacagtgcagtcaaatcttgtgtttggttagatgtaactgAAAtgactgtattataaaattttatatttgtttgaaaggaTTTATAAATCTGTAATTGGAAAATGcatgtgtatatgcatatatgtatatacatatacatatataaatatatatctatataagtacatatatatatatgtatatgagtatgtatatgtatatgtgtaaaagtacttgtatatgtttatataaatatatatgtgcatacatatgtgtatgtatacatgtatatatatacattggttttcaactcccaggatttggttttatgcccaatttgggcgtaaaaccaaatacacaaaaaaaaaactattgtaatGTAATCTCAATTACATCAGggtttgaacccatgaccttaaACTTGAATAGCAAAAACCCAACCATTTGAGCTACAATTTGTTTTTAACATTTATCGgcaaaacttatatataaatagatgtagtatatggatcaaaatattttacatatatatttaatttataaaaaattaagagaccatataataaattaaaaaattatataaatcaatctgTAAAATAccaaagtatcaaacaataaattttt
It encodes:
- the LOC120276375 gene encoding LOB domain-containing protein 18-like, giving the protein MSGCTSSSGGGSGSGGGSGGGGSGGGPCGACKFLRRKCVTNCIFAPYFDSEQGAAHFAAVHKVFGASNVSKLLLHIPAHKRLDAVITICYEAQARLRDPVYGCVSHIFALQQQVVNLQAELTYLQTHLATLELPSPPPPPPSMSSVPPQFSISDLPSASNPASALDLSALFDPLVQAPWSPSPQQQRQQIGRNLGESSGGGDGGDLQALARELLDRHHHGSSSSDHPPLSK